Proteins encoded together in one Porites lutea chromosome 2, jaPorLute2.1, whole genome shotgun sequence window:
- the LOC140928413 gene encoding charged multivesicular body protein 1a-like, protein MPSVEDTLFQLKFTTKQLERFSKKCEKEEKAQQAKVKKALQQKNIEGARIYAENAIRKKNEGLNFLRLASRVDAVSSKVQSAMMMKQVTKNMDGVVKGLDKAMQSMDLEKISATMQKFEGMFEDLDVNTQVLENAMGEATTLSTPQDQVEALMQQVAEENGLEIMSELEAVQPGTSSLRTQEGERSQKDEDQLSKRLAALRS, encoded by the exons ATGCCTTCCGTAGAAG ATACATTATTCCAACTGAAG TTTACAACGAAGCAGTTGGAAAGATTCTCAAAAAAGTGTGAGAAAGAGGAGAAGGCCCAACAAGCCAAAGTGAAAAAG gCTTTGCAGCAAAAAAACATTGAAGGAGCACGAATTTATGCAGAAAATGCAATCAGGAAGAAGAATGAAGGATTAAACTTTCTAAGACTTGCATCCCGTGTGGATGCCGTGTCCTCAAAAGTTCAAAGCGCAATGATGATGAAACAG GTTACCAAGAACATGGATGGTGTCGTCAAAGGTTTGGATAAAGCTATGCAGTCAATGGACCTTGAAAAG ATTTCAGCCACAATGCAAAAGTTTGAAGGCATGTTTGAAGATCTTGATGTTAACACACAG GTGCTAGAAAATGCAATGGGTGAGGCCACTACATTGTCAACACCACAAGACCAG GTTGAAGCCCTTATGCAGCAAGTTGCAGAAGAAAATGGTTTAGAAATTATGAGTGAACTGGAGGCTGTACAACCGGGCACTTCCTCCCTAAGAACTCAAGAGGGAGAAAGATCACAAAAAGATGAAGATCAACTAAGCAAAAG GCTTGCTGCTTTAAGAAGTTAG